A window of the bacterium genome harbors these coding sequences:
- a CDS encoding Tol-Pal system subunit TolQ encodes MEAEGGILSGGVFEMVAGSGPIVQSVLFILIIQSLLSWAITIGKVLQFRKTTRQSEEFQEVFWESRDIGRANSSTRRLLDGYVTQLFVAGFRELNQLIQKMNSTGRLVEIQDLDPVKRAVERAGLQQSHRLEQGVTFLATTASSAPFIGLFGTVWGIMNAFHSLGNSQLTTIQAVAPGISEALVATAIGLGAAIPAAIAYNYFTVAIRRARESMDRFQEEFLVVVGENLA; translated from the coding sequence ATGGAAGCTGAAGGGGGAATTCTCTCAGGTGGAGTGTTCGAGATGGTCGCGGGCTCAGGCCCCATTGTACAATCCGTACTATTTATTTTGATTATTCAATCCTTGTTAAGTTGGGCAATTACCATTGGCAAGGTACTTCAATTTCGAAAAACTACTCGTCAATCGGAGGAATTTCAAGAGGTGTTCTGGGAGAGTCGTGATATTGGTCGCGCAAACAGCTCAACCAGAAGACTACTCGATGGATACGTTACCCAGCTTTTTGTCGCTGGTTTTCGAGAACTGAACCAACTTATCCAAAAAATGAATTCCACAGGGCGCCTCGTGGAGATACAAGACCTTGATCCGGTCAAAAGGGCAGTCGAAAGAGCTGGGCTTCAGCAAAGCCATCGGTTAGAGCAAGGCGTGACCTTTCTGGCAACTACGGCCAGTTCCGCCCCGTTCATCGGATTATTTGGTACTGTTTGGGGTATCATGAATGCGTTTCACAGTTTGGGGAACTCCCAGCTTACTACCATCCAAGCCGTAGCGCCTGGGATATCGGAGGCGCTCGTTGCTACCGCCATCGGTCTTGGCGCGGCAATACCTGCTGCTATCGCCTACAACTACTTTACGGTAGCAATCCGTAGAGCTCGAGAGTCTATGGATCGCTTTCAGGAGGAATTCTTAGTGGTTGTCGGCGAGAACCTTGCTTAG